A window of ANME-2 cluster archaeon genomic DNA:
CAACCGCCATGAGATAGAACGGCTCGCCCGGATGACAGGGCGCTCCCGTGAAGACTTGGAAGCGGATATCGGGTTGGTAGTGGTCACACTGGATAAAGGTGGCAGCGAGATATACACAGACGGGAAGAGGATGTTCATCCCTGCCGTACAGGTGGATGCAGTGGACCCAACGGGTGCGGGCGATGCATACCGTGTAGGATTCCTGGTGGCATATACCAGGGGTTTTTCCCTGGATGTGTGCGGACGGGTGGGGTCTGCTACGGCATCTTTTGTGGTGGAGAAAGTTGGCTGCCAGACAAACCTGCCCACCTGGGAGCAAATGCGGGAAAGGTTTAATGATTATTATAAGGAATTTGAATTATGACTCACCAGGTTTTTGCAAACGTAGCAGGAGTAATTATTCTTATCAGTGTAATTATTGCAGTTTCTGCATGCATTGATATTACAGACCAGCAAGGTGAACCGGAAGAATCTCCAATTAAGATAAACGCATCACAGGCAATTGAAATCGTAAAACAAGACCCTGTTGCTGTGGAATACATGTCAGAGAACTTTAAAAGGCCCGAATGGAGGGGTAATAAGACCGTGTTAGTCCAGGGTTTCGAGACTAACAACAGCGCGCTTCAGGAAGATGAGACATACTGGAAAGTAGAGATGATGGAGCGCAATTGTGCATGTTCTGGCATCAAGTCCCTGTATGTTGTAGAGAGTTATGTATCTCCTTATACAGGGGAGATCGCTAACCTGACTACTGGCATGGTTTCGGAGAGCAATTATGAAACAGAGACCTGTACTTCCACTGCATGCCATTAATAGCTTCACTTTACTGGTATTGTTGTCAATAGTCCTGTTTTTTCCCATTACGGCAAGCGGCCAGGCAGGTTCAGTGGTCCAAGCGGATTCAGTAGTAGTGGAATATTTTTATGAGGGCGGCTGTTTAAAATGCGCCGATGCCGAACCTATAGTGGACAAGGTTGTCCGGGGATATGACAACATCTCCTATTCAAAATATGAGATATGGTCGGACTATGGTGATATGAAAGTATATGACCGCATGGTAAGTGAGTACGGAATAGCTACCGTCCCTGCCGTGGTCATCAATCACCAGGTCACTATAACATATCCGGACTATAATGGCGATGAGAAACGACTGGAAGAACTGCTGGTTGCAGGGATTGAAAATGCACCTCCAATTCCTGAAAATAACTCTGTCCAGCCTGCAGATGGCAGGAATATATTACCTGAGTTATCTCTGCCTGTTGTATTGTTGGCGGGTCTGCTGGCCGGGTTCAATCCATGTTTACTGGCTGTAATGGCATTTTTGGCATCATTGACCCTATCTTCAAAAGGAAACCGCACTGAATTGCTGAAGATCGTGGGTGGCTTTTGTGCAGGTATATTTGTTATGTTCATGGTAGTGGGGATGGGCCTATTGGGTGTGATTAAACAGCAGCCTGAGATCAAGGATACTATTACTGTGCTGTTGGTGGTATTGATCGGACTGCTTGGATTGTGGCATTTTTATGATGCGTACCACCTGAAGGTGCATGACAGGTCGAGTTTCAAAACGTCCGGGTCATTCTTACAACTGGTTGAAGGAATTGAGCACAGGAATACGGTCATGGTTTCATTTCTTGCAGGTGCAATGTTCTCAATGATCAAGGCACCATGCGTGGGTGCGGTCTATTTTGCCATACTGGACATGTTGATAGCACAGGGCAAAATCGCTGACGGGGCCATATACCTTTGTTTCTATAACCTGGGTGTGATACTGCCGGTGCTTATCCTGGGTATTATGCTGGCGTTCGGGCTCAGCCCCGAACGGGTCAATGACCTCAGGGAAAATAGACGTGTCGAGATACGGATTGTGACGGGAGTCGTGCTGCTACTGCTTGCGGTGTTGATATATTTTAATATCATTTGAATCGATAACCCATCCTGATTATCATTTATGTAGCCAAGATTTTTATATCTTTAAACCGAATAAGTAATAACCGTGTTGTATAGGTCCTTGCGTGAGTTATTGACAAAGTCTATCTATGATCGATAAGACAACCCCAATGCGGTATATTCCTGCGATATTGCCTGGCATAGAGGGTTACTGGAGTAGACAACGGTATTGGCCAGTGGATGAAGCTCCGGAGTTAGTGCGTCAGGCGACAGCACACTATCACTCATTATTATAAAATATACACTATTATCGTATCCATTTCAAAAAGTATGGCAATTACTATTTTTGCAAAGTATCTTTACCCCAGTATCTTTACATCACCAGGTTGCTCCACCACAATCTCTTTTTCTCCCTGGTATTCTTCCACGGTACCTGTAATCTCAACTGTATCTGCAATATCAATTATATTATTGACCTTTTCAGCACCATTATTACAGTGGATAAAGACTTTGACCCTGCTGCCTTCACTATCTACTCTAAGTATCAGGTGGTCACCGGTAACGGTCCCTCCTTTTCCGACTACCACACCATACAATACAACCCGGTCGCCTGTGACCGATTGATCTGAAAATTGGGAGGTTTCCATACTATCAACAATAAAACCGAAGTATACAATGATCAATACCAGTAGTGACATAACCATCAGGATGATAGTTATTTTTTCTTCCTTTTGCAGCATCCGGGCTCCATTTTGACTTGATCAATATCCATTCAAGTGAATCATGACAGCCATAACAGGTAAAAATAGTGTGCTAAACATCCTCCTATTCAAGGATGCTGCCGCGGGATGCAGTACCCACGTACCGCTGGTATCTGGCAAGATAGCTATTTTTAGTTTCTACTACAGGATTTTTCCACCTGGCTTTCCTCTCTTCCAGTACATTACCTGGCACCTTTATGTCCAGAAGCCGGTTAGGAATATCTATCTCGATGGTATCGCCTTCCTCCACCAGTGCGATGGGACCGCCCTGTGCAGCCTCAGGTGTCACGTGCCCGATACAGGGGCCACGTGTGCCACCTGAGAACCTGCCGTCTGTGATAAGTGCCACGGAGTCGATCAGGCCCATACCTGCAATGGCAGATGTGGGTGAGAGCATTTCCCTCATGCCGGGGCCGCCTTTTGGTCCTTCGTAGCGTATGACCACTACATCTCCGGCCTTTATCTGCCTGTCCATGATGGCATGCATGGATTCCTCCTCGCTGTTGAACACCCGGGCTGGCCCGGAATGTACCATCATATCAGGATGGACCGCAGTCTGTTTGATGACCGAACCCTCAGGTGCAAGGTTGCCTTTAAGTATGGCGATCCCGCCTTGGGGATGTACTGGGTCATCCAGGGTCTTGATGACACTGGCATTGGTCCTGGGGTTTACTGGTATGAAGCCTTCCAGGTTCTTTGCCATGGTATCACCTGTTACGGTAAGCACATCAAGGGACAGCATGTCACCGAGCCGTTGCATCACGGCAGGCACGCCACCCGCACGTTCGAGGTCGAGCAGGAAATGGTTCCCGCCAGGTCTCAGGTTGGTAAGGTGGGGCGTGGTGCGGCTCATCTCATCGAACCTGTCCAGCGGCAGGTCCACTCCGAACTCATGGGCTATGGCTGGCAGGTGCAGGGCCGTATTGGTACTGCCGCCGATGGCCATATCCAATATGATGGCATTGTCGATGGCCTCAGGGGTTACTATCTGTCTGGCAGTGATGTCCTTCTCTACCAGTTCCATGATCTTCATACCTGTCTCTTTGGCCAGCCTGAACTTCTTAGCATCCACGGCATGGGTGGTACCGCAGCCCGGCAGGCTCATGCCAAGTGCTTCTGTCACACAGGCCATGGTATTGGCTGTAAATAATCCGGCACATGAACCGGCACCGCTGCATGAGCAATCTTCCAGTGCCTTTAGTTTCTCATCTGTGATCTTGTTGTTCTGCCGCTCTCCCACGCCTTCGAACACAGATATCAGGTCCCTCTCCTCATCGTCCACGAATCCGGGCAGCATGGGGCCTCCTGTGACTACTGCTGTGGGGATGTCCAGCCGGCCCGCTGCCATCAGGTGACCGGGTACAATCTTATCGCAGGTGGGTATCATTACCATGCCGTCGAACCTGTGTGCCTGTACCATTAGCTCGATGGTATCGCGTATGAGTTCCCTGCTGGGTAGTGAATATTTCATTCCCTCATGGCCCATGGCTATACCATCACATATGCCGATGGTGGAAAATTCGAATGGTACGCCTCCGGCCAGCCTGATACCTGCTTTTACTGATTCTCCCAGTTTGTCGAGGTGTATGTGGCCTGGTATTAATTCGCTCCAGGAATTGACTACACCTATGAACGGGCGGTCCATTTCGTTATCGATAATTCCCATGGCTTTTAGCAGGGAGCGGTGGGGGGCTCGTTCTATTCCTTTTGTGACTTCATCGCTTCTGAGTGTCATGTTGAATTGCTCCGGTTGTTGTGATGTTTATTGATTGTAGTTATTGGATATATTAGGTGGGGGTTGTTTGTATACTGTACTGGGTGAAAATATTATTTGTGGTACAAGTGGGGAGAATGGGGTATTTACTATGGTCTCTATGTTTGAGCTTTCAAGTGTTCATAGTATTTTTCAATCATCTCCAGCAAAATCCCTCGCCCTATGAACCCGTCCACACCTGCATGGACTACGTCGTGAACTTCCCTAACGTCTTCTATGACGGCTCGCACATTTTTCGCTTAAGATTAGTGAACGTCAGGTGGTACTACGCATTTGTGCACCATGACCATCTTATGCCCTATTTCTATTCATCGGTCAGAACTGGTATCAGGATTGCCGTTGATAATGGTGGAATCGTCTTTAAGACGGGACAGAAGGGTGAATATGAAGAATCGGTGTGTGAAAGGGGGGTACCGTATACGTTGAAATTACAATGACGTTTATTGAGGTGTATATTTATATTTAGGCCGTAATTTCATGTTTTTGTTTCAATATATGTAGAAAATTTCATTGAAATTACTATTTCATTAAAATCAATGAAAATCTTTAAATACCATTGATTTCATTTTAAAATCGGTGAAAAAATGAAACTTTCAGAATTAATATTTAATAAAAATGGTATGAGTATAAGAACAGAACTGCCTATAATAGGCGAAATGTTGACAGAACCAATGCCTTATGATAAATTATCATATGATGGTTTCAATATAACAGTAACATCTATAGAACCACTCATAGAAGATGGGGTTCTTGTTGAATTAAAATTTAAAGTAAGTAATACCAGTAGCATCAAACCTACAAATAATGAATTAATCTCTTTAAAATCTCGGAATATCTCGGAAAGAATCCCACAAAAGATTGTAATGCGATTAGAAGAACATAATTGGCCTGACCATTATGCTAGATTTACCCGCCAACTTTACAACCCTTCTACCGCACCATATTTAATCAGAATGATTATTAAAGAGAGAGGAAGTATCAATGACACGGATTTGCGAGACCTATTAGAGAAACAGGGATATAGTAAAACAAGTGGTGGCATCGCAGCTTCAATAAATGTTCTAGAAAATGTCACTCAAGAAGTTAAAGTGGAAGGTAAAGCTAAGAATAAAAGGTACATATGGGTTGATAAGTAATTGTAGACTTGAGATCGTCTTTAAAACAGGTCGAAAACACGAATACGATGAACCTGTGTGTGAGAGGGTCGTGCCATATAAACTGAAACCTAACTAATAACGAAAGGGTATCTGTTCAGCTGGTTTTTAGAAAATATCGATGCACGGTCCAAACAGCCAGACCCCGGGCAACAACCACGCCGAAGGCGGCACGTTTTGCTGCTTCCACTCACCCGCAATCGCAAGATATGCAATTCCCACTTCCTGAGCAATGTAGTCAAACCCAAAGATGCAGGCGATTGAAATCTCAATGCACATTCTGGACGGTGATAGAGCACGGTGCCGCATGCAGCGTAATGGTAGCACCGCTTTCCTTCCGGAACTCGTTAAACCACCTGGGTCCCCTCTGCCTTGTTCGCTGAAACCGAACCCACCGCCGTGACACAGGTATTTTCTTGCGACCTTTGAAGATCAGCTGAATGTATGTGGTAGATGTGATCATCTCAGGCTCATTTTGGTTTGCCGCAGCATTTCTTGTATTTTTTCCCGCTGCCGCATGGACATGGTTCATTGCGACCGATCTTTTTTTGCCCAACACCCGCGGTGTGCTTATGCGGCTTCTTAGAGGGATGCCTTTCAACTAAACTTTGACCAACCCCTTTCATCTTCATGTATCGGGTTTCCAAGACGTCCATAATCTCTGGATCAGACTTCAGCCAGTGATCATATATCATTTCAATCTCTTCTTTTGTATATCTGGCAAGTTTATCCTCAATTTCGATCTCATTCTGAAAAGGTACTCTAATGGCAAACATGTCATAAGCAATTCCGGTTCCTTCATCCACCTTTAGAAAAATAAGGCGAACCGCACCACAATCACATTTGGGATCAATACAATACTGGTCATCGACAAACAATTTTAGCCCTTCATATTCGACAAGAAAACTAACTCCCGTTCCCCCGGACATTATACTTCCGTCATCACCAAAAACGTCAGCGTACGACACCATTTTTCCAGCATAGACATCTTCGACAGGCATTTCGAACTTTGCCATATTACGTGACTCTGTCTTCGTATTGTTATAATTCTCCTTAAATTCGCTCTTCATTTCATCAGGGAGATCGCTAACGAACTCATCAATGAGAGATTGAACATTTTTTGGCCGTTTTATTTTTCTTTTCTCTTGCCACGTAAAATGATCCAGAGCGATATCAAATGTTATTGGATTCGCAATTTGGGCTCCCGTCTCATCTATTTCGTTAAAAGCAAGAACGGTTTCGTTGCAATCACAGTCAGGATTCTGGCAATGGTTCTCAAACATAAAAAAAGGACGTTCATGAGAGGAAAATCTAACCAATGGAAGATTTTTTACTTCAACCACATCTTCCACATCCACATCAGGATGGTAACTGCGAACATGTACCGTTTCTTTGAATTTTTCAATTTTTATCATATATTCACCTTAATTATAGGATTCACCACGTTCCCACGTGGTCGAATATCTCACATACCATCTTTTTGATTACTCCTTTAATAGCAAGAGTGTATTCAAACCACGTCTTTACATTTCATTATTACCATTCCAATTCCCATAGTCTCAATCCCACTCCTCCACCAGCATCTCCCCAAGTTCCTCCAAACTCCCTGCCACCTGAAACTTCAGTGCCCCCAGTACCATAGGATTATCAACGCCGCCAAACGCACCCCGCACATCAGTCTTCAATCCTATACACTCCTTCCCCAGTGCATACCCAATCCCTATCTCAACACATGCCCCCTCATCTGGCACCCTGCCATCCATATTAAACACCACCACATCACAATCCTTGATCTCCTGCACATCCCTTTCAAAAATAATCCCCAGAGCTTCTGACCTGCCGACCTTCTTCTCAAGCTCTGCCAGCTTGTACCCATCCCTCTGGGGAAGAAACGTGGTAAAACCAAGGTCAGACAGGAATTTATCAAGCTTTTCATTGTATTCAAGTTCTGCGTCACAAAAAAGCGGTCCTGCAATATATATCTTCATAATAGTTCCTCTACATCAGGTAACAAATTTTTCGCATTCTTCTATGTTATATCTGCATTTTTTCGGGAGAAATAGTTCTTTAAAAGTATTATTGAAATATTTATCTGTCATTCCTGCAAGGAAATCTCTCACAATCTCAGGCTCAGAAAATCTACTACTGTACCCTGTTTTATAATAATTAATGTGGTGATTGTAGATATTTGAATCAAGATTCTTACTTTTCAGGTCGTTCAGGAAAGTTTCATACATAAATTCATACATCCTCTTGATTTTAGCGGATTGAGTCTTCAATCTTGGGCTTGTGTAAATCATTTCCATATTAAAATCCCTTAACTTTTCCAATGCCTGCCAGACTTCACTACTAAACTTGATGAAATCCATACCATAACTATTCTCGATTATATCAATAACAAGCGTGTTTATAATGTCCCTGTTATTATTACATATTACTTCCGCACAACTTTCGGGAACCTGTTCCCTTGTTATCAATCCCACAGTGATGGCATCCTCTATGTCCCTTCCTACAAAGCTGATCATATCAGATATCCTTACAACACACCCTTCCAAACCCATAGGTGTTAACTCAATGTTTTCATTTATTTTAGCTTCAATTTCCTTGTCCAAAATATCCCAGGATTTATTACGATTCGGCGTCAAAACCTGGTTATAACTCTCACCATCATGGCTTAGAATTCCATCTAAAACCTGAAGCGTTAGATTCTGGTTTTCAATTTTATCAAGAAACTGCACACTCTGAACATTGTGATGAAACTCACCAATACCATGACTTTGGCATAATTCGGAAAGATAGGTCTCTCCTTCATGCCCATAAGGTGCATGACCTATATCATGCCCCAAAGCGATTGCTTCAATGAGGTCTTCATTCAAATCCAGCGCCCTTCCTATCTGTCTTGCAATTTTCGAGACCAACTGAACATGAAGAACTCGGTGGGTGATGTGGTCGTTTTCGAACAGATAGAAAACCTGCGTTTTATCAATATATCGTGTATACGCCTTAGAATGAATTATGCGGTCAGAATCCCGGAAGAACTTTGAGCGCACTTCATCAGGCTCTTCAATTCTGCGGATGCCGTCAGAGCTTTTCGTGGCGAATTCAGATAATAAATTCTCCCGGCTTTCATTTCTTATAAGAATCTGGCCCAATAATACGTCATTTATTCCACGTCTCATCCATCCTATACTATATACACATTACATTAAATAACATCCCGATGAATGACGATTAATACACAATGTCAAAACTCATCCAATTTGAGTTGATTCCCCATGAACTGCGAAATCTGCAACCAAAAACCCGCCTGATGTCCATAACAAATTAAAATACTCATCAAGAGAATAAATTTCCTCAATACCCAGGATTTTTTGTTCGTATGACTATTTCCTCTTGCCCTGCCAGGATAGAAAGCACACTCCCACATTCGGCCTCATCACCAGAAAATTCCAAAACCGGCCTGTTTTTGTCATCCCTGCCGACTACTTTAACCCGACACGAAGTATTCTCCTCTTTGTTCATTGATCTTTTCTCCTGATTCTTCCTGAATAATAATTCTTGGTTTAATAATCAGTTGAGTTTCAAGTTTCCAGACTACTGAATATGTATCTTCGATCATATTATTATGCACTATATCAGTTCTGTATTCATAGTTTATATCATTTGGTCTTTGAACTAATGAAAGGAACCCATCGGTCATTTGGGAGTTTAGTAAAATATCGATGCACGGTCCAAACAGCCAGACCCCGGGCAACAACCACGCCAAAGGCAGCGCGTTTTGCTGCTTCCACCCACCCGCAGTCGCAAGATATGCAATTCCCATTTCCTGAGCAATGTAGGCAAACCCAAAGACGCAGGCGATTGAAATCTCAATGCACATTTCGGGTGGTGATAGAGCACGGTGCCGCATGCAGCGTAATGGTAGCACCGCTTTCCTTCCGGAACTCGTTAAACCACCTGGGTCCCCTCTGCCTTGTTCGCTGAAACCGAACCCACCGCCGTAGCACAGGTATTTTCTTTTGATATGTAAAGATCAGGTGAATGAACACTGTCCTATTTTCCAGTTATTTTCAAGACGCTGATTCACGCAGATCTACACTGATTTAAGGTTGCATCTGCGGGTTAATTTCTGCAGAAATCCAGCACTATTCCTTCCTTCCATCTCCCGCCTCCCGACATTTCCACTCGCTTGCCCTGCCCACCCGGCCGCTCCTCACGCTTAGCCCCACACCCTGCGCCTGGTTGCTAGATATGTGGGTTGCGGCCTCGGTTGTTGTGTGGATGCGATGATTTACTTGTTTTTCAAAGTCTAAGAGTTCTGAAGAGAAGTCTTCAAAGGATTCAAACTTATTGTCTGCAATAAAGTGGTTTTCAAGGTATGAAAATGGATTTTCTACTTTGCCCTTGGACCAGGATTGGCGAACCTCAGATCGCGATGGTTGGAAACCATAATGGCTGGCAAATCTAATATATCCTGGATTCCACTCCCTCTTCTTTGCATCGTATAATGTTGCATAATTATCAGTCTGCATCGTTTCCGGGACTCCTCCAATTTTACTCAAACCTTCTTCTAATGCTTCAAACACAGATGATCGGGTCTGGGATAGAGAATACATGTATGTTCTATATCGACTGCACCCCAAAATTAAACAGAACACCTGGACTGTGACCAGTTTGCCTTCGATCATTACGGTGTATGGCGACCAATCGAATTGTCCTTGTTCTCCGGGCTTTGTCTCATATCGCATATAGGCCCGTGTAAATTCTGTCTTATACTGTTGAATATACCTCTAAAACGCCGATCTTGAAACGTTACAGCCCTTTGAACGCAGATCATTAAGAACTCGACTTCCTTTTAGTTTCTTAACAAAGTATTGCTCAATGATATATCCCTGAAATGGTTGTAGTTCCGGATTTGTATACGGCTTTCTTTTATACGCTGGTGGATCTTCTGATCGTAGCGCATTTTTCACAGTGTTTCTCGATAAATCAAGTTGCTTTGAAATTGACCTTGTTCCCATTTTGGAATTTCGCTTCTTTAGGTTCTTTATTGTTATCCAATCTTCCATTGAGATCACCCAAAACCTCCTGCAATAAAACAGGAGGATTTTAGTATATAGGGTGGGTCAATTTTCAATGGGAAAAGTGGGTCAATTTTCAATGGGAAAAGTGGGTCAATTTTCAATGGGAAAAGTGGGTCAATTTTAGGTGGGAATTTTCAG
This region includes:
- a CDS encoding cytochrome c biogenesis protein CcdA; the encoded protein is MKQRPVLPLHAINSFTLLVLLSIVLFFPITASGQAGSVVQADSVVVEYFYEGGCLKCADAEPIVDKVVRGYDNISYSKYEIWSDYGDMKVYDRMVSEYGIATVPAVVINHQVTITYPDYNGDEKRLEELLVAGIENAPPIPENNSVQPADGRNILPELSLPVVLLAGLLAGFNPCLLAVMAFLASLTLSSKGNRTELLKIVGGFCAGIFVMFMVVGMGLLGVIKQQPEIKDTITVLLVVLIGLLGLWHFYDAYHLKVHDRSSFKTSGSFLQLVEGIEHRNTVMVSFLAGAMFSMIKAPCVGAVYFAILDMLIAQGKIADGAIYLCFYNLGVILPVLILGIMLAFGLSPERVNDLRENRRVEIRIVTGVVLLLLAVLIYFNII
- the ilvD gene encoding dihydroxy-acid dehydratase codes for the protein MTLRSDEVTKGIERAPHRSLLKAMGIIDNEMDRPFIGVVNSWSELIPGHIHLDKLGESVKAGIRLAGGVPFEFSTIGICDGIAMGHEGMKYSLPSRELIRDTIELMVQAHRFDGMVMIPTCDKIVPGHLMAAGRLDIPTAVVTGGPMLPGFVDDEERDLISVFEGVGERQNNKITDEKLKALEDCSCSGAGSCAGLFTANTMACVTEALGMSLPGCGTTHAVDAKKFRLAKETGMKIMELVEKDITARQIVTPEAIDNAIILDMAIGGSTNTALHLPAIAHEFGVDLPLDRFDEMSRTTPHLTNLRPGGNHFLLDLERAGGVPAVMQRLGDMLSLDVLTVTGDTMAKNLEGFIPVNPRTNASVIKTLDDPVHPQGGIAILKGNLAPEGSVIKQTAVHPDMMVHSGPARVFNSEEESMHAIMDRQIKAGDVVVIRYEGPKGGPGMREMLSPTSAIAGMGLIDSVALITDGRFSGGTRGPCIGHVTPEAAQGGPIALVEEGDTIEIDIPNRLLDIKVPGNVLEERKARWKNPVVETKNSYLARYQRYVGTASRGSILE
- a CDS encoding nucleoside 2-deoxyribosyltransferase, giving the protein MMKIYIAGPLFCDAELEYNEKLDKFLSDLGFTTFLPQRDGYKLAELEKKVGRSEALGIIFERDVQEIKDCDVVVFNMDGRVPDEGACVEIGIGYALGKECIGLKTDVRGAFGGVDNPMVLGALKFQVAGSLEELGEMLVEEWD
- a CDS encoding HD domain-containing protein, whose amino-acid sequence is MRRGINDVLLGQILIRNESRENLLSEFATKSSDGIRRIEEPDEVRSKFFRDSDRIIHSKAYTRYIDKTQVFYLFENDHITHRVLHVQLVSKIARQIGRALDLNEDLIEAIALGHDIGHAPYGHEGETYLSELCQSHGIGEFHHNVQSVQFLDKIENQNLTLQVLDGILSHDGESYNQVLTPNRNKSWDILDKEIEAKINENIELTPMGLEGCVVRISDMISFVGRDIEDAITVGLITREQVPESCAEVICNNNRDIINTLVIDIIENSYGMDFIKFSSEVWQALEKLRDFNMEMIYTSPRLKTQSAKIKRMYEFMYETFLNDLKSKNLDSNIYNHHINYYKTGYSSRFSEPEIVRDFLAGMTDKYFNNTFKELFLPKKCRYNIEECEKFVT
- a CDS encoding transposase family protein, with the translated sequence MRYETKPGEQGQFDWSPYTVMIEGKLVTVQVFCLILGCSRYRTYMYSLSQTRSSVFEALEEGLSKIGGVPETMQTDNYATLYDAKKREWNPGYIRFASHYGFQPSRSEVRQSWSKGKVENPFSYLENHFIADNKFESFEDFSSELLDFEKQVNHRIHTTTEAATHISSNQAQGVGLSVRSGRVGRASEWKCREAGDGRKE